The Streptomyces luteogriseus genome includes a window with the following:
- a CDS encoding NADH-quinone oxidoreductase subunit A, with amino-acid sequence MPEPTVVTTTVVAADYFQSYSVVGLLAVVGVLFVAVAFGAGRLLRPVVPTPEKLLTYECGVDPVGEGWAHTQVRYYVYAFLYVIFAVDSIFLFPWATVFAAPGYGAATLVEMFIFLGFLAVGLLYAYKKGVLAWT; translated from the coding sequence GTGCCGGAACCGACCGTCGTCACCACGACCGTCGTCGCGGCGGACTACTTCCAGTCCTACTCGGTCGTCGGACTGCTCGCCGTCGTCGGCGTGCTGTTCGTCGCCGTCGCCTTCGGGGCCGGCCGCCTGCTGCGGCCCGTGGTCCCCACCCCCGAGAAGCTCCTGACGTACGAGTGCGGCGTCGACCCGGTCGGTGAGGGCTGGGCCCACACCCAGGTCCGCTACTACGTCTACGCCTTCCTCTACGTGATCTTCGCCGTCGACTCGATCTTCCTGTTCCCCTGGGCGACCGTCTTCGCCGCCCCCGGTTACGGCGCGGCGACCCTGGTCGAGATGTTCATCTTCCTCGGCTTCCTGGCCGTCGGCCTGCTCTACGCCTACAAGAAGGGCGTCCTGGCATGGACGTGA
- a CDS encoding sensor histidine kinase yields MTQRIPSQGTTAARGAAGQDDRPPPARLAYDRHTWKEIAHLLANLPVALLGFTYVVTVFSTGLGLTVTVIGFPLLAAGLVGARQLGRLERARARALLGVRIEEPSRLRMRGGGGFFPRLWMQLKDPVGWRTALYEFVRLPWGVLTFTVTLASLFVLWPVLPFIARGLTNADRAMVRGLLSPSDELERRIAELESDRGVVVDTAAADLRRIERDLHDGAQARLVNLAMGLGLAKEKVLEDPDAAAAMVEEAHGEVKLALQELRDLARGIHPAVLTDRGLDAALSSVASRCTVPVKVTVDLPERPAAAIEGIAYFTVSELLQNVSKHSRAKSASVDVWRTDTRLLIQVWDDGHGGASLDGGTGMKGLAERLDAVDGLFVLESPEGGPTTVTAELPWRDRSGAAG; encoded by the coding sequence ATGACCCAACGCATCCCGTCCCAGGGGACGACGGCGGCCCGGGGGGCCGCCGGGCAGGACGACCGTCCGCCGCCGGCCCGGCTCGCCTACGACCGGCACACCTGGAAAGAGATCGCGCACCTGCTGGCCAACCTTCCGGTCGCGCTGCTCGGTTTCACCTATGTCGTGACGGTGTTCTCCACCGGTCTCGGACTGACCGTCACGGTGATCGGGTTCCCGCTCCTCGCGGCCGGACTCGTGGGGGCGCGGCAGTTGGGCAGGCTGGAGCGGGCACGGGCCCGGGCGCTGCTCGGGGTGCGGATCGAGGAGCCGAGCCGGCTGCGGATGCGGGGCGGGGGCGGCTTCTTCCCGCGGTTGTGGATGCAGCTGAAGGATCCGGTGGGCTGGCGCACGGCCCTGTACGAGTTCGTCCGGCTGCCGTGGGGTGTGCTGACGTTCACGGTCACACTGGCCTCGCTGTTCGTGCTGTGGCCGGTGCTGCCGTTCATCGCGCGGGGGCTGACCAACGCCGACAGGGCCATGGTGCGCGGGCTGCTGTCACCCTCCGACGAGCTGGAGCGGCGGATCGCCGAGCTGGAGTCGGACCGGGGGGTCGTGGTGGACACGGCCGCGGCGGACCTGCGACGCATCGAGCGGGATCTGCACGACGGGGCGCAGGCACGGCTGGTGAATCTGGCCATGGGACTGGGCCTGGCCAAGGAGAAGGTGCTGGAGGATCCCGACGCGGCGGCGGCGATGGTCGAGGAGGCGCACGGCGAGGTGAAGCTGGCGCTCCAGGAGTTGCGGGATCTGGCGCGCGGCATCCATCCGGCGGTCCTGACCGACCGTGGTCTGGACGCGGCCCTGTCCTCGGTCGCCTCGCGCTGCACGGTCCCGGTGAAGGTGACGGTCGATCTCCCGGAGCGGCCGGCCGCGGCCATCGAGGGCATCGCCTACTTCACGGTCTCGGAGCTGCTGCAGAACGTCAGCAAGCACAGCCGGGCGAAGTCCGCCTCGGTGGATGTGTGGCGGACCGACACACGGCTGCTCATCCAGGTGTGGGACGACGGGCACGGGGGCGCGAGCCTCGACGGCGGTACGGGGATGAAGGGCCTGGCGGAGCGGCTGGACGCCGTCGACGGGCTGTTCGTCCTGGAGTCGCCGGAGGGCGGCCCGACGACGGTCACGGCGGAACTGCCGTGGCGTGACCGGTCCGGGGCCGCGGGATAG